One Methylosinus sp. LW4 genomic region harbors:
- a CDS encoding class I SAM-dependent methyltransferase, with the protein MLGRNWFRRRPRSEEVAVASLFSGEETRAPSHQNAIDAIPGWSCHFPIELGLTAGRLPAFDDPRITWCIERYGDLTGRRVLELGPLEGAHTYMLAKAGAHIDAVEANRLAFLKCLVTREVLDFPDTRFYLGDFVQWLEQDGPRYDLVVASGVLYHMREPLRLLRALSERADAIYLWTVMVDDDQLPHAFTQKFENLDVRHYARGYGDRSVAFCGGAMDFPNWMHRDDILAVLAALGYDDVTVLNDIIGTAGNVLPTFSVFARRSASVG; encoded by the coding sequence TTGCTAGGACGAAATTGGTTCAGACGGCGCCCCCGCTCCGAGGAGGTCGCTGTCGCCAGCCTGTTTTCCGGCGAGGAGACGCGCGCGCCGTCGCACCAGAACGCCATCGACGCCATTCCCGGCTGGAGCTGCCATTTTCCCATCGAATTGGGGCTTACGGCCGGACGGCTGCCGGCCTTCGACGATCCGCGCATCACCTGGTGCATCGAGCGCTATGGCGATCTCACGGGACGCCGCGTGCTGGAGCTCGGTCCGCTGGAGGGCGCGCATACCTACATGCTGGCGAAGGCCGGCGCCCATATCGACGCGGTGGAGGCCAACCGGCTCGCCTTTCTGAAATGTCTGGTGACGCGGGAAGTTCTCGATTTTCCCGACACGCGCTTTTATCTCGGCGATTTCGTGCAATGGCTCGAGCAGGACGGTCCGCGCTATGATCTCGTGGTGGCGAGCGGCGTGCTCTACCACATGCGCGAGCCGCTGCGGCTGCTGCGCGCCCTGTCCGAGCGCGCCGACGCCATCTATCTGTGGACGGTCATGGTCGACGACGACCAGCTTCCGCATGCATTCACGCAGAAATTCGAAAATCTGGACGTGCGCCACTATGCGCGCGGCTATGGCGATCGCAGCGTCGCCTTTTGCGGCGGCGCGATGGATTTTCCCAATTGGATGCACAGGGACGACATTCTCGCCGTGCTGGCCGCGCTCGGCTATGACGACGTCACCGTGCTGAACGACATCATCGGGACGGCGGGCAATGTCCTGCCGACATTTTCTGTTTTCGCCAGACGGAGCGCTTCGGTCGGCTGA
- a CDS encoding sulfate transporter family protein → MLQAALDAARQIFSPPFRNVLLKSLGLTFVLLALAWTGLDKAALSFLTADNYWLRAVVTFATGAGLVVGLAFLIAPISILVAGFFLDDLADVVEEEIDPHGPRGRPLPAGQAMVMALRFALVSAGVNLVALLLLLVPGVNAIVFVLANAYLFGREYFAFAATRYCSLEEARELTRRHATTLFLAGLFIAGFVAVPGLNLFTPLFGVAFMVRLHKRLTAPAVRAEARAR, encoded by the coding sequence ATGCTGCAAGCCGCCCTGGACGCCGCCCGTCAAATCTTCTCGCCGCCCTTTCGTAATGTTCTGCTCAAGAGCCTCGGTCTGACCTTCGTCCTGCTGGCCTTGGCCTGGACGGGGCTGGACAAGGCGGCGCTGTCTTTTCTCACTGCCGACAACTATTGGTTGCGCGCAGTCGTCACCTTCGCGACCGGCGCCGGGCTCGTCGTCGGCCTTGCGTTTCTCATCGCGCCGATCTCCATCCTCGTCGCGGGGTTTTTCCTCGACGATCTCGCCGATGTGGTCGAGGAGGAGATCGATCCGCACGGGCCGCGCGGGCGTCCGCTGCCGGCCGGTCAGGCGATGGTGATGGCGCTGCGCTTCGCGCTCGTCTCGGCGGGCGTCAATCTCGTCGCGCTCTTGCTGCTGCTCGTGCCCGGCGTCAACGCCATCGTCTTCGTGCTGGCCAACGCCTATCTGTTCGGCCGGGAATATTTCGCCTTCGCCGCGACGCGCTATTGCTCGCTGGAGGAAGCTCGCGAGCTGACCCGTCGCCATGCGACGACCTTGTTCCTCGCGGGCCTGTTCATCGCCGGCTTCGTCGCCGTGCCGGGCCTCAATCTGTTCACGCCTTTGTTCGGCGTGGCCTTCATGGTGCGCCTGCACAAGCGCCTCAC